GAGTAACCGGATCTGAATAAAGCGTGGTCACGTTTCTGGGCATGACATCGTCCAGATACCGCAATCGGTTTACGTCCATGTCCAGAATGTAGACGTTGGCTCCCATGCCGGCGGCGATTTTGGCAGCGTTGAGGCCCACTACCCCGCCGCCGATAATGGTCACCGTGGCCGGCTCAACACCAGGGACACCTCCAAGCAATACACCGCGACCACCATTGCTCATCTCCAGCATCCGGGCCCCCTCCTGGATGGCCATACGACCGGCCACTTCCGACATGGGTACGAGCAAGGGCAACTCGCCATTACTCGTCTGTACGGTCTCATAAGCTATCGCAGTGGCGCCCGTATCGCGAAACCGCTCAGTAAGTTCGCGATTAGCCGCAAAATGGAAATACGTGAATATCACCTGATTTTCCAGGATCATGTCCAGCTCCTGGGACTGCGGCTCCTTTACCTTGACGATCAAC
The Candidatus Neomarinimicrobiota bacterium DNA segment above includes these coding regions:
- a CDS encoding alanine dehydrogenase produces the protein MVIGVPKEIKTQENRIAMTPFGVEHLTSMGHRVLLEHKGGLGCGFFDDDYKRAGAEIIASPEEIFRHSELIVKVKEPQSQELDMILENQVIFTYFHFAANRELTERFRDTGATAIAYETVQTSNGELPLLVPMSEVAGRMAIQEGARMLEMSNGGRGVLLGGVPGVEPATVTIIGGGVVGLNAAKIAAGMGANVYILDMDVNRLRYLDDVMPRNVTTLYSDPVTLRELLPRTDLLIGAVLVVGAKAPKLVTRDMLKLMQQGSVIVDVAVD